From Natronincola ferrireducens, the proteins below share one genomic window:
- the cobT gene encoding nicotinate-nucleotide--dimethylbenzimidazole phosphoribosyltransferase → MNLLQQTIEKIENLDQETMIKARERVDNLIKPPKSLGRLEDLAVQLAGITKTVKPVVDNKAIIVMAADHGVYEEGVAPNPQAITAIQTLNFPKGTTGVCALSRMSGAKIVTVDIGIKEDIPNDAGVIIRKIKYGTDNMAKGPAMTREEAIKALEVGIEIANEEIKKGVNLLGTGEMGIGNTTASTAILAVLGNYPPEDITGRGAGLSSEGIQHKAKVIEKAIHLNNPNPTDGIDVLAKVGGLEIGGMAGVMLGAAANRVPVVVDGYIATAAALIAATIEPKAKEYFIASHASAEIGGKKASELLGIKPILYMDMCLGEGSGAALTFPIVEAACDMMKYMITFQEASMTI, encoded by the coding sequence ATGAATTTATTACAACAAACGATTGAAAAAATTGAGAACTTAGATCAGGAGACAATGATAAAGGCTAGGGAGAGGGTGGATAATCTCATCAAGCCTCCTAAAAGCTTAGGACGCTTAGAGGATTTGGCAGTACAATTGGCAGGTATTACAAAAACTGTAAAACCTGTTGTAGACAACAAAGCTATTATCGTTATGGCGGCAGACCATGGTGTTTATGAGGAGGGGGTGGCTCCAAATCCTCAGGCAATAACAGCTATACAAACCTTAAATTTTCCTAAAGGCACAACTGGTGTATGTGCTTTAAGTAGGATGTCCGGGGCCAAAATTGTTACTGTGGATATTGGTATTAAAGAGGATATTCCTAATGATGCTGGTGTTATCATTAGGAAAATAAAATATGGAACTGATAATATGGCTAAAGGACCAGCCATGACAAGGGAAGAGGCCATTAAAGCTTTAGAAGTGGGGATAGAAATAGCTAATGAAGAAATAAAGAAGGGTGTCAATCTTTTAGGAACAGGAGAGATGGGTATAGGCAACACTACTGCTAGTACAGCTATTTTAGCAGTTTTAGGAAACTATCCTCCTGAAGACATCACGGGAAGGGGAGCAGGTCTATCTTCAGAGGGGATTCAACATAAGGCAAAGGTTATAGAAAAAGCTATTCATCTGAACAATCCAAATCCTACCGATGGGATTGATGTTCTTGCTAAGGTAGGTGGATTAGAAATAGGTGGTATGGCTGGTGTGATGCTGGGGGCGGCAGCCAATAGGGTTCCAGTTGTAGTGGATGGGTATATAGCAACAGCCGCTGCATTGATTGCTGCAACCATTGAGCCTAAAGCAAAGGAATATTTTATTGCTTCCCATGCTTCAGCTGAAATAGGTGGCAAAAAGGCTAGTGAATTACTGGGTATAAAGCCGATACTTTATATGGACATGTGTCTTGGAGAGGGGTCGGGAGCAGCCTTAACCTTTCCTATTGTGGAGGCAGCTTGTGATATGATGAAGTATATGATTACCTTTCAAGAAGCAAGTATGACAATTTAG
- a CDS encoding single-stranded DNA-binding protein: MSEHSISSNAVTLVGKIIGEKTFSHEIYGEGFYIYTIEIPRLSESCDCLPVTISERLLVGLDLKAGDMVSVEGQLRSYNKFVNGNNKLVLTIFARDILKMGEEEVKNPNHIYLDGFICKQPVYRETPFGREITDLLLAVNRAYNKSDYIPCIAWGRNARFSSKLQVGDHVRTWGRIQSRQYQKKFNDGTAINKVAYEVSISKMEKVEEE; encoded by the coding sequence GGCAAGATAATTGGAGAAAAAACTTTTAGTCATGAAATCTATGGAGAGGGCTTTTATATATACACCATAGAGATTCCAAGGCTTAGTGAATCTTGTGATTGTTTACCAGTAACAATTTCCGAGAGACTTTTGGTGGGTCTAGATCTAAAGGCTGGAGACATGGTAAGTGTAGAGGGACAATTAAGGTCTTACAACAAATTTGTTAATGGTAATAATAAACTGGTTTTAACAATATTTGCCCGGGATATTCTCAAGATGGGGGAGGAAGAGGTAAAAAACCCCAATCATATTTATTTGGATGGTTTTATATGCAAGCAACCAGTTTATAGAGAAACACCATTTGGCAGAGAGATAACAGATTTATTATTGGCGGTAAACAGAGCTTATAATAAATCTGATTACATACCCTGTATCGCCTGGGGAAGAAATGCTAGGTTTTCCTCGAAATTACAAGTAGGTGACCATGTCCGTACCTGGGGACGGATTCAAAGCAGGCAGTATCAAAAGAAATTCAATGATGGGACTGCCATCAATAAGGTAGCCTACGAAGTATCCATCTCTAAAATGGAGAAGGTGGAGGAGGAGTAA
- a CDS encoding MATE family efflux transporter yields MNNVTKQIFLLAWPAILEMMMHTLVWTADTAMVGRLTPAAITGVNLGANIMFAVGHIFGALGIGATAMVARYIGAKEKEKAEFIGAQALSIGMVMSVVLGILGILFAKPIITSIVDDPEVIVLGTDYLRIVMGGLIFYIPLVIGNAILRGAGNTVIPLISAILANTFNIIGDYGLIFGRLGLPELGVRGAAIATGSAQALGAIVTLYYVIRGTAGIQVKIKDLIKWDFKTIRNVVGLSTPAGLEMLMNEGSRLLSSFWIAQLGTVAFAGHSLAIAAESISFMPGYGIAIAATTLVGQNLGDNNVVDADESAKKSVLYASILMGLVGVAFFLIPYPIMRLFSTDHETVALAAVCLRVGALEQIPIAIAIVVSGALKGAGDTKGPFKIALITNLTVRLPLIYFIVFVWRLHIGYVWAATALQFMVEALLMVVRYKKGQWKSTEIQWEQ; encoded by the coding sequence ATGAATAATGTTACAAAGCAAATTTTTTTGTTGGCTTGGCCAGCTATATTAGAGATGATGATGCATACCCTAGTATGGACAGCTGACACTGCCATGGTAGGGAGATTGACACCAGCAGCAATTACAGGGGTAAACCTTGGAGCCAATATTATGTTTGCGGTGGGACATATCTTTGGAGCCTTAGGGATAGGAGCAACGGCTATGGTGGCTAGATATATTGGTGCTAAGGAAAAGGAGAAAGCTGAATTTATAGGGGCTCAGGCCCTATCAATAGGTATGGTGATGAGTGTAGTATTAGGTATATTGGGAATTCTATTTGCTAAGCCTATCATTACTTCTATTGTAGATGATCCTGAGGTTATTGTGCTTGGAACAGATTATCTAAGGATTGTAATGGGGGGGCTTATATTCTATATACCTCTTGTTATCGGCAATGCCATATTACGTGGAGCAGGAAACACAGTTATACCTCTAATTTCTGCTATTCTAGCTAACACTTTTAATATTATAGGGGATTATGGGTTAATCTTTGGAAGATTGGGACTTCCAGAGCTAGGGGTAAGGGGGGCTGCTATTGCTACAGGTAGTGCCCAAGCCTTAGGAGCGATTGTTACCTTGTATTACGTCATTAGGGGTACAGCTGGTATTCAGGTGAAAATAAAGGATTTAATAAAATGGGATTTTAAGACGATAAGGAATGTAGTGGGATTAAGTACTCCAGCAGGACTGGAGATGTTGATGAACGAAGGAAGTAGATTACTTTCCTCCTTTTGGATTGCTCAATTGGGAACAGTAGCCTTTGCTGGTCATTCCCTTGCAATAGCAGCCGAATCAATATCCTTTATGCCGGGATATGGCATTGCTATTGCAGCCACCACTCTAGTAGGACAGAATTTAGGTGACAATAATGTTGTGGATGCCGATGAAAGTGCAAAAAAATCTGTCCTATATGCCTCTATATTAATGGGTTTAGTAGGTGTAGCCTTTTTCCTCATTCCCTATCCTATCATGAGGCTTTTTAGTACAGATCATGAGACAGTGGCCTTGGCGGCTGTATGTCTAAGGGTAGGAGCCCTTGAGCAGATTCCTATTGCCATTGCTATAGTTGTGTCTGGGGCATTAAAGGGAGCAGGAGATACAAAGGGACCCTTTAAAATTGCCCTCATAACCAATTTGACAGTAAGACTCCCTCTTATTTATTTCATTGTCTTTGTATGGAGACTCCATATAGGCTATGTGTGGGCAGCTACTGCCCTACAATTTATGGTAGAGGCCCTACTGATGGTGGTTCGTTATAAAAAAGGGCAGTGGAAAAGCACTGAAATTCAATGGGAGCAGTAA